One Streptomyces sp. CNQ-509 DNA window includes the following coding sequences:
- a CDS encoding ABC transporter ATP-binding protein, with translation MSQVLLDVRDIAVQFGGVRAVDGLTFAVHEGEVLSVIGPNGAGKTSAFNCITGFYRPSAGSVTFAGTDITGKRTAAVAASGIARTFQNLRLFGDLTVLDNVRAGMHVRIKQNAFDAMLHTPRYRRSEDAATDEANRWLNFVGMEYDRAAQIRNLPYGEQRRVEIARALAREPKLLLLDEPAAGLNHGEKAQLLDLMRRIAGLGTAVVLIEHDMGLVMEVSERIVVLSHGKEIADGTPAEIRSNPAVIEAYLGADDEEAHVEVERIAAEANPGGPTTEVQR, from the coding sequence GTGAGCCAAGTGCTACTCGACGTCCGGGACATCGCGGTGCAGTTCGGCGGCGTCCGCGCCGTCGACGGCCTGACCTTCGCCGTCCACGAAGGTGAGGTGCTCTCGGTCATCGGCCCCAACGGCGCTGGCAAGACGAGCGCGTTCAACTGCATCACTGGCTTCTACCGGCCCTCCGCGGGCTCGGTGACGTTCGCGGGCACGGACATCACCGGGAAACGAACGGCTGCTGTCGCCGCGAGCGGGATCGCGCGGACCTTCCAGAACCTGCGGCTGTTCGGGGATCTGACCGTGCTCGACAACGTACGCGCCGGGATGCACGTACGGATCAAGCAGAACGCCTTCGACGCGATGCTTCACACCCCTCGTTACCGGCGTTCCGAGGATGCCGCCACCGACGAGGCAAACCGGTGGCTCAACTTCGTGGGCATGGAGTATGACCGCGCCGCCCAGATCCGCAACCTCCCCTACGGCGAGCAGCGGCGGGTCGAGATCGCCCGCGCCCTGGCCCGGGAGCCGAAGCTGCTCCTGCTGGACGAGCCGGCGGCCGGTCTCAACCACGGGGAGAAGGCTCAACTGCTCGACCTCATGCGGCGTATCGCCGGCCTGGGGACCGCCGTGGTCCTGATCGAGCACGACATGGGCCTGGTGATGGAGGTGTCCGAGCGGATCGTCGTGCTTAGCCACGGCAAGGAGATCGCCGACGGCACACCGGCCGAGATCCGGTCCAACCCGGCCGTGATCGAGGCGTACCTCGGGGCCGACGACGAGGAGGCACATGTGGAGGTGGAACGCATCGCGGCCGAGGCGAACCCCGGTGGCCCGACCACGGAGGTGCAGCGGTGA
- a CDS encoding branched-chain amino acid ABC transporter permease — protein sequence MNHFIQLVLDGLFVGSFYALVALGYSMVYGIIKLLNFAHGDIYMLGAFAGFTVLSVAAGALGSGIAALVVVMLIAMVATGSLGIVLERVAYRPLRNAPRLSVLITAIGASFALEYGVAVAFGPNPEVYTLEVGNGALNIAGARLSDAQLAMMVIAVALMVALDTLVRKTRSGRAMRAIAQDPKACLLMGIKVDNVISRTFFIGSALAGAAGVMAGAYYGKIDFLMGFIIGLKAFTAAVIGGIGNLRGAMLGAIVLGLLESFGVAFFGSEWRDVFAFGFLILFLTVRPTGLLGERVTERV from the coding sequence ATGAACCACTTCATCCAACTCGTGCTGGACGGCCTGTTCGTAGGGTCCTTCTACGCTCTTGTCGCACTCGGCTACTCGATGGTCTACGGGATCATCAAACTCCTCAACTTCGCCCACGGCGACATCTACATGCTCGGCGCCTTCGCCGGCTTCACCGTGCTCAGCGTTGCCGCCGGTGCGCTGGGCAGCGGGATCGCCGCGCTCGTCGTAGTCATGCTCATCGCGATGGTCGCGACCGGTTCCCTCGGTATCGTCCTGGAGCGGGTGGCCTACCGTCCGCTGCGCAACGCACCACGTCTGTCCGTCCTCATCACCGCGATTGGTGCGAGCTTCGCACTCGAATACGGCGTTGCGGTCGCGTTCGGCCCAAATCCGGAGGTGTACACGCTCGAAGTCGGCAACGGCGCACTGAACATCGCGGGTGCACGGCTCAGCGACGCGCAGCTGGCGATGATGGTGATCGCGGTCGCGCTGATGGTGGCTCTCGACACCCTGGTCCGCAAGACCCGCTCTGGCCGGGCCATGCGGGCGATCGCGCAGGACCCCAAGGCGTGCCTGCTGATGGGCATCAAGGTCGACAACGTCATCTCACGGACCTTCTTCATCGGGTCCGCGCTGGCTGGTGCGGCGGGCGTCATGGCAGGCGCTTACTACGGGAAGATCGACTTCCTGATGGGCTTCATCATCGGGCTCAAGGCGTTTACCGCGGCGGTCATCGGCGGCATCGGGAACCTGCGCGGCGCCATGCTCGGCGCGATCGTGCTCGGTCTGCTGGAGTCCTTCGGCGTCGCGTTCTTCGGCAGCGAGTGGCGTGATGTCTTCGCCTTCGGCTTCCTCATCCTGTTCCTGACCGTGCGCCCGACCGGGCTGCTCGGCGAGCGCGTCACGGAGCGTGTGTGA
- a CDS encoding ABC transporter ATP-binding protein, with the protein MSTVLDIKGLEVVYGKVEALRGLDLTVGENEIVALLGNNGAGKSTTVSTISGVVRPRVGSITAYGDDITVATPWSIVQRGIVHVPEGRRIFSRLTVHENLQLGGYTVKDGATIDKRINRVYELFPRMAERRNQQGGTLSGGEQQMLAIGRAMVGGPRLIMLDEPSMGLAPLVVAQVMDAIVSINQAGTSVLLIEQNARAALKIAHRGYVIDSGRVKVAGAADQLRADPQVVEAYLGA; encoded by the coding sequence GTGAGCACGGTCCTCGACATCAAGGGCCTGGAGGTCGTCTACGGCAAGGTGGAAGCCCTCAGGGGCCTCGATCTCACCGTCGGCGAGAACGAGATCGTCGCGCTGCTCGGCAACAACGGCGCCGGCAAGTCAACGACGGTCTCCACCATCTCCGGCGTGGTGCGGCCCCGGGTCGGTTCGATCACGGCGTACGGAGACGACATCACGGTGGCGACGCCCTGGTCGATCGTCCAACGCGGGATCGTGCACGTGCCGGAGGGCCGGCGGATCTTCTCCCGGCTGACGGTGCACGAGAACCTCCAACTCGGCGGCTACACCGTGAAGGACGGCGCGACGATCGACAAACGGATCAATCGGGTCTACGAGTTGTTCCCGCGCATGGCCGAGCGCCGCAACCAGCAGGGCGGCACCCTGTCCGGCGGCGAGCAGCAGATGCTGGCCATCGGCCGGGCCATGGTCGGGGGACCACGGCTGATCATGCTGGATGAACCGTCCATGGGGCTGGCCCCCCTGGTCGTGGCCCAGGTCATGGACGCCATCGTCTCGATAAACCAGGCGGGAACATCTGTGCTGCTCATCGAACAGAACGCACGGGCCGCCCTCAAGATCGCCCACCGCGGCTACGTCATCGACTCGGGCCGGGTGAAGGTGGCTGGAGCAGCCGATCAACTACGGGCCGACCCGCAGGTCGTGGAGGCGTATCTCGGGGCGTGA
- a CDS encoding branched-chain amino acid ABC transporter substrate-binding protein: MATTVVVLGLSLTACGGNLTSGGSTDSDSGTKGTIKLGMLTPLSGSSAAIGPNMRHGAQLSVDEINAKGGVDGRKLELTVEDEACDPKTAAAGAAKLVSAGIDISVGGYCSSATLPTLSIFNKANIPVIIPVANSTDLVAQKLPNVFLINGTGIQQAQAASQFLKDQGATGVALLDDNTSYSTDIAKRTEQDLKSLGVKVAGHQSVTAGESDYSGAVNAVIRAKADFVYWTGYYQEGGLIIKQLKAAGYQGKFMVADGSVDPKLIEIAGQRNAQGVFATMTQTPQTVPGGAAWAKKYKAKFGSAPGPYSTQAYDAVRVAAEAVRESGSTDGQAVIKALEAIDDFEIFSGSLKFTSEHTLIEGGFHILVVKGNGFTLNK, from the coding sequence GTGGCAACGACCGTTGTCGTGCTCGGATTGAGCCTGACCGCATGTGGCGGCAACCTCACATCCGGAGGCTCCACTGACAGCGACTCCGGGACCAAGGGCACCATCAAGCTCGGCATGCTCACCCCGCTGAGCGGCAGCTCCGCTGCCATCGGCCCGAACATGCGGCACGGCGCTCAGCTCTCCGTCGACGAGATCAACGCCAAGGGCGGGGTGGACGGCCGCAAGCTCGAACTCACTGTCGAGGACGAGGCGTGCGACCCGAAAACGGCCGCTGCCGGCGCCGCGAAGCTGGTCAGCGCCGGGATCGACATCTCCGTCGGCGGCTACTGCTCCTCGGCGACCCTGCCCACGCTGAGCATCTTCAACAAGGCGAACATCCCGGTGATCATCCCGGTCGCGAACTCCACGGACCTGGTCGCCCAGAAGCTGCCCAACGTGTTCCTGATCAACGGCACCGGCATCCAGCAGGCACAGGCCGCGTCGCAGTTCCTCAAGGATCAGGGCGCCACCGGTGTCGCGCTCCTGGACGACAACACGTCGTACTCGACCGACATCGCCAAGCGGACCGAGCAGGATCTGAAGTCGCTGGGCGTCAAGGTGGCTGGCCATCAGTCGGTCACCGCGGGCGAGTCGGACTACTCCGGAGCGGTCAACGCGGTCATCAGGGCGAAGGCGGACTTCGTCTATTGGACGGGGTATTACCAGGAGGGCGGCCTGATCATTAAGCAGCTGAAGGCGGCGGGCTACCAGGGCAAGTTCATGGTCGCCGACGGCTCGGTCGACCCCAAGCTGATCGAGATCGCCGGCCAGAGGAACGCGCAGGGTGTGTTCGCGACGATGACGCAGACGCCTCAGACCGTTCCAGGTGGCGCTGCCTGGGCCAAGAAGTACAAGGCCAAGTTCGGCTCCGCGCCCGGCCCGTACTCGACTCAGGCGTACGACGCGGTGCGGGTCGCGGCCGAAGCGGTCAGAGAGTCCGGTTCGACCGACGGCCAGGCGGTGATCAAGGCGCTGGAAGCGATCGACGACTTCGAGATCTTCTCCGGCTCGCTGAAATTCACGTCCGAGCACACGCTCATCGAGGGTGGTTTCCACATCCTCGTCGTCAAGGGCAACGGCTTCACGCTCAACAAGTGA
- a CDS encoding branched-chain amino acid ABC transporter permease, with the protein MNDETTLNPAEEPSAYVRAVEERAPANVALAGKGVGSPKPSRATLSSVVSGALGSKWLGLVLAVLTVALPFVNSTTYLIQIATGALIFVMLAVGLNIVVGFCGLLDLGYAAFFAIGAYTSGVLATKFGWPMIATIPVVVVVAVLGGIFIGGPTLRLRSDYLAIVTLGFGEIIRITANNIDFTGGPNGLYGIPGFGDFGLRSDIVVYWVSAVVVCAAVLFSSRLGRGRLGRAWRFVREDEDAAEAMGIHTYKVKFAAYIAGAVFGGIAGVLFAAQQTAISPPSFNFLWSALILMAVVLGGMGSTPGVVLGALIISLLPELLRGAENWRYLIFGLLLIVVMIFRPQGLLPARTGEPKRCERRGPTTTQEGAS; encoded by the coding sequence ATGAACGACGAGACGACCCTGAACCCCGCCGAGGAGCCCTCGGCATACGTCCGCGCCGTGGAGGAACGCGCACCGGCGAACGTCGCACTCGCCGGGAAGGGAGTCGGGAGCCCGAAACCGAGCCGGGCGACGCTGTCGTCCGTGGTGTCGGGCGCCCTCGGCAGCAAGTGGCTCGGCCTTGTCCTGGCCGTCCTCACGGTGGCATTGCCGTTCGTCAACTCGACGACGTACCTCATCCAGATCGCCACGGGCGCCCTCATCTTCGTGATGCTCGCGGTCGGGCTGAACATCGTGGTCGGGTTCTGCGGACTCCTCGACCTCGGGTACGCCGCGTTCTTCGCGATCGGCGCGTACACCTCGGGCGTGCTGGCGACGAAGTTCGGCTGGCCGATGATCGCGACCATCCCCGTGGTAGTGGTAGTCGCGGTCCTCGGCGGCATCTTCATCGGCGGGCCCACGCTCCGGCTGCGCAGCGACTACCTGGCCATCGTCACCCTCGGTTTCGGGGAGATCATCCGCATCACCGCGAACAACATCGACTTCACCGGCGGACCGAACGGCCTGTACGGCATTCCCGGCTTCGGCGACTTCGGGCTGCGCTCGGACATCGTGGTGTACTGGGTGTCCGCCGTCGTGGTCTGTGCGGCCGTTCTCTTCTCCAGCCGACTCGGGCGCGGCAGGCTCGGCCGGGCGTGGCGCTTCGTCCGCGAGGACGAGGACGCCGCCGAGGCCATGGGTATCCACACCTACAAGGTCAAGTTCGCGGCATACATCGCCGGTGCGGTCTTCGGAGGCATCGCGGGCGTGCTCTTCGCCGCCCAGCAGACGGCGATCTCCCCGCCTAGCTTCAACTTCCTGTGGTCGGCGCTTATCCTCATGGCCGTCGTCCTCGGCGGTATGGGCTCCACGCCCGGTGTCGTCCTCGGCGCCCTGATCATCTCCCTCCTGCCGGAACTGCTGCGCGGCGCGGAGAACTGGCGCTACCTCATCTTCGGCCTGCTGCTGATCGTCGTCATGATCTTCCGTCCGCAGGGACTGCTGCCCGCTCGCACCGGTGAACCGAAGCGGTGCGAACGGCGAGGGCCGACCACCACCCAGGAAGGTGCATCGTGA